The following coding sequences lie in one Flavobacterium cyclinae genomic window:
- a CDS encoding DUF3810 domain-containing protein produces MKRKFILPIFLLIQIIVVKTIGLFPDFVENWYSKGFYPKLAFVSRKALGWLPFSFGDIIYFILILLLFRWIWKHRIGFFKEWKNNGLAILCWVSVFYFFFHFLWGMNYYRIPLHEKLQIEKEYSKQQLVAFIEKMLVKTNALQLQITKNDSVAVVIPYSHDEIYDFALKGYENIPNDLQEFRYEVKSIKSSLFSYPLSYMGFGGYLNPFTNEAQVNYLKPKYTSPLTTCHEMAHQTGIGSESECNFIGFVTASNNKDLYFQYSAYSFALRYALHNLDMIQEGSSEPYLKKINKGVLKNFEENEIFWKEYQTPINTFFEYFYDNFLKANQQKDGMEGYNKFVGLAIGYGEI; encoded by the coding sequence GTTTTTATCCGAAATTAGCTTTTGTATCGAGAAAAGCATTAGGTTGGTTACCGTTTTCGTTTGGTGATATCATCTATTTCATACTGATTTTGCTTTTATTCCGATGGATTTGGAAACATCGAATTGGCTTTTTCAAAGAATGGAAAAATAACGGATTGGCGATATTGTGTTGGGTTTCGGTGTTTTATTTTTTCTTTCATTTTCTTTGGGGAATGAACTATTACCGAATTCCATTACATGAAAAATTGCAGATTGAAAAAGAATATTCGAAACAACAATTGGTAGCTTTTATTGAAAAAATGTTGGTAAAAACCAATGCACTACAATTGCAAATCACTAAAAATGATTCGGTAGCCGTTGTGATTCCGTATTCCCATGATGAAATTTATGATTTTGCTTTGAAAGGTTATGAAAATATCCCAAACGATTTACAAGAGTTCCGTTACGAAGTAAAAAGCATTAAATCATCGTTATTTAGTTATCCATTAAGTTATATGGGATTTGGTGGTTATTTGAATCCGTTTACCAATGAAGCGCAAGTCAATTATTTAAAGCCAAAATACACTTCACCTTTAACCACTTGCCACGAAATGGCGCATCAAACGGGAATTGGCAGCGAAAGTGAATGCAATTTTATCGGATTTGTAACTGCTTCTAATAATAAGGATTTGTATTTCCAATATTCGGCTTACAGTTTTGCGTTGCGCTATGCGTTGCACAATTTGGACATGATACAAGAAGGAAGTTCTGAACCGTATTTGAAAAAAATCAACAAAGGCGTTTTGAAAAACTTTGAAGAAAACGAAATCTTTTGGAAAGAATACCAAACACCAATCAATACGTTTTTCGAATATTTCTACGACAATTTCCTAAAAGCCAACCAACAAAAAGACGGCATGGAAGGGTATAATAAATTTGTGGGATTGGCGATTGGGTATGGGGAAATTTAG